In Wenyingzhuangia fucanilytica, the following are encoded in one genomic region:
- a CDS encoding alpha/beta hydrolase fold domain-containing protein, translated as MSLIMISFLFIGTAIAQEQSAKVNPLIEFSKLDANNNGFLERNEVVQTWKQLRAFDSDKNNKLSKQEFLNYKIPYLKTKGDVVLNIKYKTTKEEDLYLDIYYPEAKPTNQKLPVVVYTHGGGWFNGSKENIVKSPVKEPFLELINKGFAVVSVNYRLTRLKSVLMRDCVIDAMDAVRYLSKNSEDLGLDTNNLFVLGDSAGGHIAQMITLANPNDFKGDKKLYGAPYKVIAGVSWYGPSDFTIKELFKTDDKTKEADRFSSRITKTESNVAKIKEMYQEMSPIFYLTSNSPPLFIMAADNDTTIPVAHAYHIKEKADDIGATVSMFIVKNAGHNWRKAGGDIDPTLGTIVQKTVDFFEAYKN; from the coding sequence ATGAGTCTGATCATGATCAGTTTCCTTTTTATAGGTACTGCCATTGCTCAGGAACAATCTGCGAAGGTGAATCCATTAATAGAGTTTTCAAAATTAGATGCTAACAATAATGGATTTCTTGAAAGAAATGAAGTTGTACAAACATGGAAGCAATTAAGAGCGTTTGATAGTGATAAAAACAATAAACTTTCTAAACAAGAATTTTTAAACTATAAAATACCATACTTAAAAACAAAAGGAGATGTTGTTTTAAATATCAAGTACAAAACAACAAAAGAAGAGGATTTGTATTTAGATATTTATTATCCAGAAGCAAAACCAACAAATCAAAAATTACCTGTAGTTGTTTATACTCATGGTGGAGGATGGTTTAATGGTAGTAAAGAAAACATTGTTAAATCACCAGTAAAAGAACCTTTTTTAGAGCTGATAAATAAAGGTTTTGCTGTGGTTTCTGTGAATTACCGTCTAACAAGACTCAAATCTGTTTTAATGAGAGATTGTGTAATTGATGCCATGGATGCCGTACGTTATCTTTCTAAAAATAGTGAAGACTTAGGTCTAGATACTAACAATTTATTTGTTTTGGGTGATTCAGCAGGAGGTCATATAGCTCAAATGATCACATTGGCAAATCCTAACGATTTTAAAGGGGATAAAAAACTTTATGGAGCACCTTATAAAGTAATTGCAGGGGTTTCATGGTATGGACCCTCTGATTTTACCATCAAAGAATTATTTAAAACAGATGATAAAACAAAAGAAGCAGATAGATTTAGTTCTAGAATAACTAAAACTGAATCTAACGTAGCTAAAATAAAAGAAATGTACCAAGAAATGAGTCCTATCTTTTATTTAACATCAAATAGTCCTCCATTATTTATAATGGCTGCTGATAATGATACTACAATTCCTGTAGCTCATGCTTATCATATAAAAGAAAAAGCTGATGATATAGGAGCGACAGTATCCATGTTTATTGTAAAAAATGCAGGTCATAACTGGCGTAAAGCAGGAGGGGATATAGATCCCACTTTAGGAACAATTGTTCAAAAAACGGTAGATTTTTTTGAAGCTTATAAAAACTAA
- a CDS encoding arylsulfatase has protein sequence MKTINKYIGVIAFFTLLISCKEKKVEVVKSQPNVIIVITDDQGYGDIAYNGNTIIKTPTIDKFASQSVSLTNYHVGTTCAPTRAGLLTGRNCNRNGVWHTIMGASMLNREEVTLANVFKNNGYKTGMFGKWHLGDNHPFTPNDRGFDEAFYHGGGGVGQTPDYWNNDYFDDTYLRNGTPEKVEGYCTDVWFDEAIQFIENKKDNPFLCYLSLNAPHSPYNVPQEYYDLYKNEESLLESQKRFYGMITNIDDNFSKLLNKLNELKIAENTIVIFTTDNGTSGGYKVDEKTGEVHGYNAGMRGTKASEYEGGHRVPFIIRWPNGKLNTGKSLGDLTAHVDMLPTLCSLADIDYKSDKIMDGTDISQYLTNNTPLADRYLVTDTQRVSWPVKGKQSSVMNGDWRLVNGNELYNIATDPGQTNNIANQHQDMVNDMNAFYNSWWESVIKETKYSTIDLGIDEDEVITCHDARTIDYFPPWNQRLIRGGVPMKPAPFFVNFVEPGKYVFKLRRWPSESSMSLGAEILDERPATVSTDPRIKGEAMKFKKAFIKIGDQQVSVDVNNHESSANLELEVKKGKTELLAWFELEDGTLSNAFYINVEKKNIN, from the coding sequence ATGAAAACAATAAATAAATACATAGGGGTAATTGCCTTTTTTACGCTATTAATTTCTTGTAAAGAAAAAAAAGTAGAGGTTGTAAAAAGTCAGCCAAATGTTATTATTGTAATTACAGATGATCAAGGTTATGGTGACATAGCATATAATGGTAATACAATTATTAAAACACCTACTATAGATAAGTTTGCTAGCCAATCAGTTAGTTTAACTAATTACCATGTAGGTACTACTTGTGCGCCAACAAGAGCTGGTTTGTTAACAGGTAGAAACTGTAATAGAAACGGAGTTTGGCATACTATTATGGGAGCTTCTATGCTAAATAGAGAAGAAGTAACACTTGCTAATGTCTTTAAAAACAATGGGTATAAAACAGGAATGTTTGGAAAATGGCATTTAGGAGATAACCACCCTTTTACACCTAATGATCGTGGTTTTGATGAAGCTTTTTACCATGGAGGTGGTGGTGTAGGTCAAACACCAGATTATTGGAATAACGATTATTTTGATGATACTTACTTAAGAAACGGAACTCCAGAAAAAGTAGAAGGGTATTGTACAGATGTTTGGTTTGATGAAGCTATTCAATTTATCGAAAATAAAAAGGACAATCCATTCTTATGTTATTTAAGTTTAAACGCTCCTCATTCACCATATAATGTTCCTCAAGAATATTATGATTTGTATAAAAACGAAGAAAGCTTATTAGAAAGCCAAAAGCGTTTTTACGGAATGATTACCAATATAGATGATAACTTTTCTAAACTTTTAAACAAGTTAAACGAATTAAAAATTGCAGAAAATACCATCGTTATTTTTACCACAGATAATGGAACTTCTGGAGGGTATAAAGTTGATGAAAAAACAGGTGAGGTTCATGGTTACAATGCTGGAATGCGTGGTACCAAAGCAAGTGAGTATGAAGGAGGACACAGAGTACCATTTATTATTAGATGGCCAAACGGAAAACTAAATACAGGTAAGTCATTAGGAGATTTAACAGCACATGTAGACATGTTACCAACCTTATGTTCTTTGGCTGATATTGATTACAAATCAGACAAAATAATGGATGGTACAGATATTAGTCAATACTTAACAAATAATACTCCTTTGGCTGATAGATATTTAGTAACAGATACACAAAGAGTTTCTTGGCCTGTTAAAGGGAAACAAAGTTCTGTAATGAATGGAGATTGGAGATTGGTAAATGGTAATGAATTATACAATATTGCTACTGATCCAGGTCAAACAAATAACATAGCTAATCAACACCAAGATATGGTCAATGATATGAATGCTTTTTACAATTCTTGGTGGGAAAGTGTGATCAAAGAAACCAAATACTCTACCATTGATTTAGGAATTGATGAAGATGAAGTAATTACTTGTCATGATGCTAGAACCATAGACTACTTTCCTCCATGGAACCAAAGATTGATTAGAGGAGGAGTACCTATGAAACCAGCACCATTCTTTGTCAATTTTGTAGAACCAGGTAAATATGTATTTAAATTAAGACGTTGGCCTTCAGAAAGTAGTATGTCCTTAGGTGCTGAAATTCTAGATGAAAGACCAGCAACAGTGTCTACAGATCCTCGTATTAAGGGAGAAGCAATGAAGTTTAAAAAAGCATTTATTAAGATAGGAGATCAACAAGTATCTGTAGATGTTAACAATCATGAGTCTTCTGCAAACTTAGAGCTTGAAGTTAAAAAAGGAAAAACTGAGTTATTAGCGTGGTTTGAATTAGAAGACGGAACATTAAGCAATGCTTTTTATATAAACGTAGAAAAAAAGAATATAAACTAA
- a CDS encoding alpha-L-fucosidase — MFKSKKSLLQLSIVILFSFQLSSQEKNESMDQMWGDATVVDNNLREGRGKFFDESNFGMFIHWGLFSDLAGKWKDKTYYGIGEWIMNPRVANIPPKEYKKVAKDFNPSKFDAKAIAKLAKDAGMKYIIITSKHHEGFAMFDTKVSDFNIVDATPFGRDPMKELAAACHELGLGFGFYYSHYQDWTTPGAAGGPEKDSKGDKASFKDYFYNKCKPQVKEICSNYGDIDFVWFDTPGGMPKEYVIELADMVRELQPNTMLCSRVGYGLGDYVSHGDMEVPPVNLDILWESCDTNNDSWSYAWYDNNFKSPKEILHRLISTVGRGGTYLFNVGPNGEGSVPQIGVQFLEQAGKWIKKYPQVIYDAGSSPWGHALAWGDVTTQENSLFLSVFDWPQDGKLYLPGLENDIVSAKIVGNSSDLKFEKKGNWIVFNVPYKTPDSPVSVIEVKLNSKPQVQQTHGVYPNIQNTLLTDFTEVSKAEKSSIRWMEKFGEWKKTTQVSKWKKKGKAVWEVNVLEPGYYYLDLNYKGEGRLVWKTTTDEGIMVQNQQAATEKYNAYPMGIIEFKKAGIHKITVSLVEGDPETSSLKSMIIKPIQ, encoded by the coding sequence ATGTTCAAGAGTAAAAAAAGCTTATTACAGCTAAGTATTGTAATACTGTTTTCTTTTCAGCTTTCTTCACAAGAAAAGAATGAAAGTATGGATCAAATGTGGGGAGATGCCACAGTTGTAGATAATAACTTAAGAGAAGGAAGAGGAAAGTTTTTTGATGAAAGCAATTTTGGTATGTTCATCCATTGGGGATTATTCTCCGATTTGGCAGGGAAATGGAAAGACAAAACTTATTATGGTATTGGCGAATGGATTATGAATCCAAGGGTTGCCAATATACCGCCAAAAGAATACAAAAAAGTAGCCAAAGATTTTAATCCGTCAAAATTTGATGCCAAAGCGATTGCTAAATTAGCAAAAGATGCAGGTATGAAATATATTATTATTACGAGTAAACATCATGAAGGTTTTGCGATGTTTGATACTAAAGTAAGTGATTTTAATATAGTGGATGCAACTCCTTTTGGACGTGATCCAATGAAAGAATTAGCAGCCGCATGTCATGAGTTAGGACTTGGTTTTGGTTTTTATTATTCACATTATCAAGACTGGACTACACCTGGAGCAGCTGGAGGACCTGAAAAAGATAGTAAAGGAGATAAAGCTAGCTTTAAAGACTATTTCTATAACAAATGTAAGCCTCAAGTAAAAGAAATTTGTAGCAATTACGGAGATATAGATTTTGTATGGTTTGATACCCCAGGAGGTATGCCTAAAGAATATGTGATTGAACTTGCTGATATGGTAAGAGAATTACAACCAAATACGATGCTTTGTAGTAGAGTTGGTTACGGACTTGGAGATTATGTAAGTCATGGAGATATGGAAGTTCCTCCTGTAAATTTAGATATTTTATGGGAAAGCTGTGATACTAATAATGACTCTTGGTCTTATGCATGGTATGATAACAACTTTAAAAGTCCAAAAGAAATATTACATAGACTAATTTCTACAGTAGGTAGGGGTGGTACTTATTTATTTAATGTTGGTCCAAATGGAGAAGGTAGTGTTCCTCAAATTGGAGTACAATTTTTAGAACAAGCCGGTAAATGGATTAAAAAATACCCACAGGTAATTTATGACGCAGGGAGTTCACCATGGGGACATGCTTTGGCATGGGGTGATGTTACTACTCAAGAAAATTCATTATTCCTTTCTGTTTTTGATTGGCCACAAGATGGAAAATTATATTTACCTGGTTTAGAAAACGATATTGTTTCAGCAAAAATAGTTGGAAACTCATCAGATCTTAAGTTTGAGAAAAAAGGAAATTGGATTGTTTTTAACGTCCCTTATAAAACCCCAGATTCTCCTGTTTCTGTAATAGAAGTAAAATTAAACTCAAAACCTCAGGTTCAACAAACTCACGGAGTATATCCAAATATCCAAAATACATTATTAACAGATTTTACAGAGGTATCTAAAGCTGAAAAAAGCTCTATTAGATGGATGGAGAAATTCGGAGAGTGGAAAAAAACTACCCAAGTAAGTAAATGGAAAAAAAAGGGTAAGGCAGTTTGGGAAGTAAATGTCTTAGAACCGGGTTACTATTATTTGGATTTAAACTATAAAGGAGAAGGTCGTTTGGTTTGGAAAACAACAACAGATGAAGGTATTATGGTTCAAAACCAACAAGCTGCAACAGAAAAATACAATGCCTATCCAATGGGAATTATAGAGTTTAAAAAAGCAGGTATACATAAAATAACAGTTTCATTGGTAGAGGGAGATCCAGAAACTTCTAGTTTAAAATCAATGATTATTAAACCGATTCAATAA
- a CDS encoding hybrid sensor histidine kinase/response regulator transcription factor, translated as MTHKPIYFLFLFLLLNYNYAQEKQVKYSNQRIESFNNKHGFYQNTINTIVSDNNGYLWIATPNGLVKYDGYSFEYFYNNQSDTESLPSNYISNLLTDSQGKLWIGTREGLCVYLTDKEQFMTVNTSVENETFIKEDANNRIWVGDFNKIDVFNAVINDEGKVEKIAEINLEKVLNGATITDIDFLSNSELLVATTQKIFKIDFNDKENYSIGVIELNIKENIGKIKNILKVNNSIWIGTNSGLFHTFYENGQLLTLGTYFAEDLGAFNKKRDIIALYLDKKKNIWIGTKNNGVLKYDSKNRDFTSFKYDSKYKNVITSNRVNCFYEDDFGVMWIGTAQGGLNKFDQNQKDFQNYSHNAYDDKSLSSNLITDITEDNTGRIWLSFFGSTICKTEEKVDLSTGKRISFNRLEKQLGSLKNQWVLCLYQDFKGYWWIGTNKDVYLYDEKNNNLKKVLIERNQGNTTSLIFNRVIKQVNSDQIILGGPQVLRLDNPWESILKGNPIKVEKELFNIGKNNQINDYVKDSYGNHWFASSKGLYRVVDNNNEWSIKNYFTISSSPKELSLSYNYIFNIHIDTHKNVWLGTFGGGLMKVALNKKGQPQNIKSYHREDGLHDEVIYGILEDNQEKLWLSTDMGICVLNLKDESFNFYDVNDGILGNNFRQSAFLKTKNGTMLMGGVDGLTIFNPEQIVKNENEPKILISRLKINNQPIVPGEKVNGNIILKKSISDTEKLIVEHSNRNISLDIIVHHSVTPNKNKIAYKLEGVNKDWIEVEGGKTTATYTNLSPGTYKFLYKGANGDGVWTTTTSDFLIKVLAPWYLRWWSIGFLIIVILAFLYGVFQYFVRLEKLNQKLKFEQLEKERVREMNQAKLRFFTNISHDFKTPLSLIIGPLEKIADQYQSTENKKYFGIIQNNILRLQRLIDQLIAYRKAETGHLELNYSKVSLGDLLYPLMDAFDEYAQQSLFNFYYKIDQPNKILALDIDKTERVLLNLFSNAVKYSNLDKEISIDARIEEENNEELLVVKVINSGTGIPPEKIDRIFDRFYRGVDDKNDWSGTGIGLALCKSLIELMNGSISVISNNQDKTVFRISLPIVDNGEYVHEEELDKYKKIVTDWLPSELETIQDDFVDTSRPSILIVDDEQDVRTFLYEAFKNDYNVILAIDGEDAIKKVNEAPPQLIISDVMMPKLDGYELCEKIKSNSELCHIPIILLTAIGDNFKKLEGLESGADDYIVKPFSIKYLEVRVKKLIENKQRVFEYFSRNSFLPKDSLISSSKDKQFLESINVSIEKNMSNSGFGVEELATDIGMSTSHFYRKLKELTGQAPNAYLRNFRLQKAAELLTINKNLTAADVMFEIGIESKSYYSSAFKKIHGVSPSEFVKKND; from the coding sequence ATGACTCATAAGCCAATTTATTTCTTGTTTTTATTTCTTTTATTAAATTATAACTATGCTCAAGAAAAACAGGTAAAGTATAGTAATCAACGTATAGAGTCATTTAATAATAAACATGGGTTTTATCAAAATACAATAAATACAATAGTTTCTGATAACAACGGCTATTTATGGATTGCAACCCCTAATGGTCTGGTTAAGTATGATGGTTATTCTTTTGAGTATTTTTATAACAATCAATCAGATACTGAGTCTTTACCTAGTAATTATATTTCAAACCTATTGACTGATTCTCAAGGGAAATTGTGGATAGGTACAAGAGAGGGCTTGTGTGTGTATTTAACAGATAAAGAACAGTTCATGACTGTTAACACTTCTGTAGAAAATGAAACATTTATTAAAGAGGATGCTAATAATCGAATTTGGGTTGGGGATTTTAATAAAATTGATGTTTTTAATGCGGTTATTAATGATGAAGGTAAAGTTGAGAAGATTGCTGAAATCAATTTAGAAAAAGTGTTAAATGGTGCGACAATTACAGATATAGATTTTTTATCAAATTCTGAATTGTTGGTTGCTACGACTCAAAAAATTTTTAAGATAGATTTTAACGATAAAGAAAATTATTCAATAGGAGTTATAGAGCTTAATATCAAAGAAAATATAGGTAAGATAAAAAATATACTTAAGGTTAATAATTCTATATGGATTGGAACAAACTCAGGGCTTTTTCATACGTTTTATGAGAATGGACAATTACTAACTTTAGGAACTTATTTTGCTGAAGACCTAGGAGCGTTTAATAAAAAAAGAGACATTATTGCTCTATACTTAGATAAGAAAAAAAATATTTGGATTGGAACTAAAAACAATGGTGTTTTAAAGTATGATTCAAAAAACAGAGATTTTACATCTTTTAAATACGATTCTAAATATAAAAATGTAATTACAAGTAATCGTGTAAATTGTTTTTATGAAGATGATTTTGGTGTAATGTGGATCGGAACAGCTCAAGGAGGACTAAATAAGTTTGATCAAAATCAAAAAGATTTTCAGAATTATTCACACAATGCTTATGACGATAAATCATTGTCAAGTAATTTAATTACTGATATTACAGAAGATAATACTGGAAGAATTTGGTTGTCCTTTTTCGGAAGTACAATATGTAAAACTGAAGAAAAAGTTGATTTAAGTACAGGGAAAAGAATTTCTTTTAATAGACTAGAAAAACAATTAGGTTCTTTAAAAAATCAATGGGTTTTATGTTTGTATCAAGATTTTAAAGGGTATTGGTGGATAGGAACCAATAAGGATGTCTATTTATACGATGAAAAAAACAACAATTTAAAAAAGGTTTTAATAGAAAGAAATCAGGGGAATACTACAAGTTTAATTTTTAATAGAGTTATTAAGCAAGTAAATTCAGATCAGATTATACTAGGAGGTCCACAAGTTTTACGTTTAGATAATCCTTGGGAATCAATATTAAAAGGAAATCCCATAAAAGTTGAAAAGGAGCTATTCAATATAGGAAAAAACAATCAAATTAATGACTATGTAAAAGATAGCTATGGTAATCATTGGTTTGCTTCAAGCAAAGGTTTGTATAGAGTTGTTGATAATAATAATGAGTGGAGTATTAAAAACTATTTTACAATAAGCTCTAGTCCTAAAGAATTATCACTTAGCTACAATTATATTTTTAACATACACATTGATACTCATAAAAATGTATGGTTAGGGACTTTTGGTGGCGGATTAATGAAAGTAGCTCTAAATAAGAAAGGTCAACCTCAAAACATAAAAAGTTATCACAGAGAAGATGGATTACATGATGAAGTGATATACGGAATTTTAGAAGATAATCAAGAAAAACTATGGTTAAGTACAGACATGGGAATTTGTGTTCTTAATCTAAAAGATGAAAGTTTTAATTTTTATGATGTAAATGATGGGATTTTAGGGAATAATTTTAGGCAATCGGCATTTTTAAAGACAAAAAATGGAACTATGCTTATGGGGGGAGTTGATGGTTTAACCATTTTTAATCCAGAACAAATTGTTAAAAATGAAAATGAACCTAAAATTTTAATTTCTAGATTAAAAATTAATAATCAACCTATTGTTCCTGGTGAAAAAGTTAATGGAAATATAATTTTAAAAAAATCTATTTCTGATACAGAAAAATTAATTGTAGAGCATAGTAATAGAAATATTTCGTTAGATATTATAGTACATCATAGTGTAACACCTAATAAAAATAAAATTGCTTATAAATTAGAAGGGGTAAATAAAGATTGGATTGAAGTAGAAGGAGGAAAAACTACTGCAACCTATACTAATTTAAGTCCAGGAACCTACAAGTTTTTATATAAAGGAGCCAATGGAGATGGTGTTTGGACAACAACTACAAGTGATTTTCTTATAAAAGTTTTAGCTCCTTGGTATTTAAGATGGTGGAGTATTGGTTTTTTAATCATTGTAATTCTAGCCTTTTTATATGGCGTTTTTCAATATTTTGTTAGGTTAGAAAAATTAAATCAAAAACTTAAGTTTGAACAATTAGAGAAAGAGAGAGTTAGGGAGATGAATCAGGCTAAATTAAGGTTCTTTACCAATATTTCTCATGATTTTAAAACCCCATTATCTTTAATTATTGGTCCTTTAGAAAAAATTGCAGATCAATATCAAAGTACAGAAAATAAAAAATATTTTGGAATCATTCAGAATAATATATTAAGGTTACAACGTCTTATAGATCAGTTAATTGCTTATAGAAAAGCAGAAACAGGACATTTAGAATTAAACTATTCAAAAGTATCTCTAGGAGATTTATTGTATCCATTAATGGATGCGTTTGATGAATATGCCCAACAATCATTATTTAATTTTTATTACAAAATAGATCAACCTAACAAAATATTAGCTCTGGATATTGATAAAACAGAAAGAGTATTGTTGAATTTATTTTCTAATGCTGTAAAATACTCAAACCTAGATAAAGAAATTAGTATAGACGCTCGTATTGAAGAAGAAAACAATGAAGAACTACTTGTTGTTAAGGTAATCAATAGTGGTACGGGAATTCCTCCAGAAAAAATAGATAGAATATTTGATCGTTTTTATAGAGGAGTTGATGACAAAAATGATTGGAGTGGTACCGGAATTGGCTTGGCATTATGTAAATCTCTAATAGAGCTTATGAATGGAAGCATATCTGTAATTAGTAACAACCAAGATAAAACTGTTTTTAGAATTTCGTTACCTATTGTAGATAATGGAGAGTATGTCCATGAGGAAGAATTAGACAAGTATAAAAAAATAGTAACAGATTGGTTACCATCAGAACTAGAAACAATTCAAGATGATTTTGTAGACACTTCTAGACCGTCTATCTTAATTGTAGATGATGAACAAGATGTAAGAACCTTTTTGTACGAAGCTTTTAAAAATGATTACAATGTAATTTTAGCTATTGATGGAGAAGATGCTATTAAAAAAGTAAACGAAGCTCCGCCACAGTTAATTATTAGTGATGTAATGATGCCTAAATTAGATGGGTATGAACTTTGTGAAAAAATTAAATCTAATTCAGAATTATGTCATATTCCTATTATTTTATTAACGGCTATTGGAGATAATTTTAAAAAACTAGAAGGGTTAGAATCTGGTGCAGATGATTATATAGTAAAACCATTTTCTATAAAATATTTAGAAGTTAGAGTAAAAAAATTAATAGAAAATAAACAGCGAGTTTTTGAATACTTTTCTAGAAATAGTTTTTTACCAAAAGACTCTCTAATCAGTTCTTCTAAAGACAAACAATTTTTAGAAAGTATAAATGTTTCTATAGAAAAAAACATGTCTAATTCAGGTTTTGGTGTAGAAGAATTAGCTACAGATATAGGAATGAGTACTTCGCATTTTTATAGAAAATTAAAAGAACTTACAGGGCAAGCACCTAATGCTTACCTTAGAAATTTCCGTTTACAAAAGGCTGCAGAGCTTTTAACTATTAACAAAAACTTAACAGCAGCAGACGTTATGTTCGAAATAGGAATAGAATCTAAGTCCTATTATTCTTCTGCATTTAAGAAAATTCATGGAGTTTCTCCTTCAGAATTCGTTAAAAAAAATGATTGA